Below is a genomic region from Drosophila kikkawai strain 14028-0561.14 chromosome X, DkikHiC1v2, whole genome shotgun sequence.
gtgtaaataaatatagtttgtaaaaatcaaaggctagaatttaaatttaggcGCCCATTGTGGTGCAATCGATAACAGCCAGGCCAGGGCCTGCCGATAATCGTCTTTAATGGGGGCTTAGAAATACGAATAGCTGATGCTAGGAATATTTTGCTGAATGGAAGTCTCACTGAAATTTCACTAGCATGGCCTCTGGGCCGAGTCCTTGGAAATCCTTTTCGATTTAATTCCCATATTTTGCATTGATCTGCTTCTAAGCCAGGGCTGCATCGATAACAGCTCGCCGTAACCTCAAAGCCAGCGCCACCGAAAACTATCggaacattattattattattattattttagttgcAAGGAGCGCGGTGCGTACCACCTGCGACCGAGAGCCAGCACCCGCCATGAACAGCCTTGTGCGACGCACCCATCAGCTCCATCAGCTGTGGCGCACGTACTGCAGCGCTCCGGCGTCCGCCGCCAGCCGGACTGCAGGTGAGTTGCTGGCGATTCCTGCCGCTTCCAGCGACCCTTCACCTGTGCCACACCTCTGTCCTGTCCACAGGTCGGCCCAGCTACGAGGAGTTCATTGGCCAGCACCAGCAACAGGCCCAGCGCAGCATTGTCGTCCAGGTGAGCTCCGAGAAGTCGTACGCGGAGTTGTATAACTACTGCAGCCGGTTCGGCTCCATTCTCGGCGCCCATCACTATTGCGTGCGGCAGGACGAGGCGCTGCACTATGTCCTGCTGGAGTATGCCACGGCCGGCGAGGCAGCGGCCGCCATTGATGCCGGCGTTACCAATGGCGACCTGAGCGGTGTGCCCGTCCGCTCGCCCTTCCTCTGGtttcgggcagcggcggcagcgggtGCGCGGCGTGGCCCCAAGCTGGCTTCGCAACCGGCACCGACCGCTCTGCTCTCAATCGATGGCAATCGGCCGGCGGAACAGGAACACCTGCTAATTGTGCTCCGCGGCGCCAGGGATATCGAGGAGCAGGTGCAGCTGCTGCACCAGCACTCGCGTCTGAACGAGCTGGGCGTGCGTCTTCGCTTCCTGGCCGCCCTGCAGGTGCAGCAGGCCATCTCTGGCATGTTTCCTGCCGCCCAGGCCCTGCCCTTTGGCTCGTCGGTCAATGGTTTTGGCAAGATGGGCTGTGATCTGGATCTTATCCTGCGTTTTGACAATGACAcgggcggcggtggcggcggccaCCAGGAGCCATCGCGTCTGGTGTACCATACCAAGGAGAACCTGAGCAATGGACGATCGCAGACGCAACGGCACATGGAGTGCTTTGGAGACATGCTGCATCTGTTCCTGCCGGGCGTGTGCCATGTGCGTCGCATCCTGCAGGCCAGGGTGCCCATCATTAAGTATCATCACGAGCATCTGGATCTGGAGATTGACTTGAGCATGAGCAACCTGTGAGTAGAAACAGTAGCCTTAAGTATGCATCGTAAGCCATCTTCCCTGATCACCAATCCAGCTGGCAGGCAGTCCTTGTGTCCGTTTGTCCCTCTGCCTTGGAAGGCTCACAAAAAAACCACAGTTTTGGGCGGGGATCGCAATCTTTATTGTACTTATTGTTCGAATTGGGTGGGAACTCTTACATCTATCGTAGGGtctgttgttgtcgttgctgTATATCCACTAACTTAGGCTAATTGGGCACTCGTCGCCACTCTAGCGACGATAGTTACtggcctgctcctcctccttcttgaCCGCCTGCACCAGGACAAAGCTCATCACGGCACAAATGACATTCAGCAGGCCCAGGGTCATGGCCAGGGCCACAATCCAACCGGTTTTGCCCTCAAAAAACCAGGTCAGCTCATCTACACAGCCATTGAAGAAGGCATTCCCACTGACAGTGTCGCGACAAGAGCTGGGCAATGGCTGGCGCAGATCAAGATAATCCCATGGTCCGCTGGCTCCACAGCAACCGATA
It encodes:
- the MTPAP gene encoding poly(A) RNA polymerase, mitochondrial codes for the protein MNSLVRRTHQLHQLWRTYCSAPASAASRTAGRPSYEEFIGQHQQQAQRSIVVQVSSEKSYAELYNYCSRFGSILGAHHYCVRQDEALHYVLLEYATAGEAAAAIDAGVTNGDLSGVPVRSPFLWFRAAAAAGARRGPKLASQPAPTALLSIDGNRPAEQEHLLIVLRGARDIEEQVQLLHQHSRLNELGVRLRFLAALQVQQAISGMFPAAQALPFGSSVNGFGKMGCDLDLILRFDNDTGGGGGGHQEPSRLVYHTKENLSNGRSQTQRHMECFGDMLHLFLPGVCHVRRILQARVPIIKYHHEHLDLEIDLSMSNLTGYYMSELLYMFGELDVRVRPLTFSIRRWAQACGLTNPSPGRWISNFSLTCLVMFFLQQLRQPILPTISALAKAAEPSDMRITEDGINCSFGRDLERLGFRSRNQSSLSELLLQFFEFYSQFDFHNRAISLNEGRALAKPDHSAMYIVNPLEQLLNVSKNVSLEECERLRIEVRNAAWVLESEVESASLSPEAGEGHGSHNERLEMSWGLLNLFKQPEKAVIRPNMFFKPRMVEVSDLFEQKEASSSSSATVPTASLSPSSAEPPITYKSASVRQQVQSIKAATRSELKQLRGSANGSSAAPGNSPKNRRSSR